One window of the Candidatus Nanopelagicales bacterium genome contains the following:
- the lexA gene encoding transcriptional repressor LexA, translating to MATRRTRSKTPAADPPAPSTAADGTASDGADLHELPDGPADPDGLTARQRRVLEVIRDSVEHRGYPPSVREIGEQVGLTSPSSVAHQLRVLERKGLLRKDPRRPRALVVSDSVAESLGETVDATGSGDHRPHPAYVPLVGRIAAGGPILAEESVEAVFPLPRDLVGEGELFLLKVVGDSMVDAAICDGDWVAVRRQQTADNGDIVAALLDDEATVKTFKRRDGHVWLMPHNPAYAPILGDDARILGRVGAVLRKV from the coding sequence GTGGCCACGCGACGCACCCGCTCGAAGACCCCTGCGGCCGACCCGCCCGCCCCGAGCACGGCCGCGGACGGCACGGCTTCCGACGGGGCCGACCTGCACGAGCTGCCCGACGGACCCGCCGATCCGGACGGCCTGACCGCCCGCCAGCGCCGGGTGCTCGAGGTGATCCGCGACAGCGTGGAGCACCGCGGCTACCCGCCGAGCGTGCGCGAGATCGGCGAGCAGGTGGGGCTGACCTCCCCGTCCAGCGTCGCCCACCAGCTGCGCGTGCTGGAGCGCAAGGGGCTGCTGCGCAAGGATCCGCGTCGTCCGCGCGCCCTGGTCGTGTCCGACTCCGTGGCCGAGAGCCTCGGGGAGACCGTCGACGCGACCGGCAGCGGCGACCACCGGCCGCACCCGGCCTACGTGCCGCTGGTCGGTCGGATCGCCGCCGGCGGCCCGATCCTGGCCGAGGAGTCGGTGGAGGCGGTCTTCCCGCTGCCCCGCGACCTGGTCGGCGAGGGCGAGCTGTTCCTGCTCAAGGTCGTCGGCGACTCGATGGTCGACGCCGCGATCTGCGACGGCGACTGGGTGGCGGTTCGCCGGCAGCAGACCGCGGACAACGGCGACATCGTCGCGGCGCTGCTCGACGACGAGGCCACGGTGAAGACGTTCAAGCGGCGCGACGGGCACGTGTGGCTGATGCCGCACAACCCGGCCTATGCGCCCATCCTCGGCGACGACGCGCGCATCCTCGGCCGGGTCGGGGCCGTGCTGCGCAAGGTCTGA
- a CDS encoding LysM peptidoglycan-binding domain-containing protein encodes MSVLAAAPVTAPRAPRTAPTPRTARTPRPAPVRLTRRGRLVALAVLTLLAVTSVLLLGRVGAVAEAPTGAVPPAATELVVVQPGETLWSIAEAVDPQADPRETVERLRSLNGLEGSLVVPGQPIVVPARG; translated from the coding sequence ATGAGCGTCCTGGCTGCGGCCCCGGTGACGGCACCCCGTGCCCCCCGCACCGCCCCCACCCCGCGCACCGCCCGCACCCCCCGGCCGGCCCCGGTCCGGCTGACCCGGCGCGGTCGGCTGGTGGCGCTGGCGGTGCTCACCCTGCTGGCGGTCACCTCGGTACTGCTGCTCGGCCGGGTGGGCGCGGTCGCCGAGGCGCCCACCGGGGCGGTGCCCCCGGCCGCGACCGAGCTGGTCGTGGTGCAGCCGGGGGAGACGCTGTGGAGCATCGCCGAGGCGGTGGACCCGCAGGCCGACCCACGGGAGACGGTGGAGCGGCTGCGGTCGCTGAACGGCCTGGAGGGGTCCCTGGTGGTGCCCGGCCAGCCGATCGTGGTCCCGGCTCGCGGCTGA
- the nrdR gene encoding transcriptional regulator NrdR → MHCPFCRHDDSRVIDSRTADDGAAIRRRRQCPECGRRFTTVETATLHVVKRSGVLEPFSRAKVVAGARKACQGRPVDDDDLALLAQRVEEAVRATGSAEVPSQEVGLAILGPLRELDEVAYLRFASVYRSFDTLDDFEAEIALLRAEHEPTGEEPPAPVPVSTDPAP, encoded by the coding sequence ATGCACTGCCCGTTCTGCCGGCACGACGACTCCCGGGTCATCGACTCCCGCACCGCCGACGACGGCGCCGCGATCCGGCGTCGCCGGCAGTGCCCGGAGTGCGGCCGCCGCTTCACCACGGTGGAGACCGCGACCCTGCACGTGGTGAAGCGCTCCGGCGTCCTCGAGCCGTTCAGTCGCGCCAAGGTCGTGGCGGGGGCCCGCAAGGCCTGCCAGGGCCGCCCGGTCGACGACGACGACCTCGCGCTGCTGGCCCAGCGGGTGGAGGAGGCGGTCCGCGCCACCGGGTCGGCCGAGGTGCCGTCCCAGGAGGTCGGCCTGGCCATCCTCGGCCCGCTGCGCGAGCTGGACGAGGTCGCCTACCTGCGGTTCGCCTCGGTCTACCGCTCGTTCGACACCCTCGACGACTTCGAGGCCGAGATCGCCCTGCTCCGAGCCGAGCACGAGCCCACCGGCGAGGAGCCGCCCGCCCCGGTCCCGGTGTCCACCGACCCCGCTCCGTAG
- a CDS encoding vitamin B12-dependent ribonucleotide reductase → MTETASGPHGTPEAPAPQATGSGDLSVHRTGLTIERLYTTPGVHPYDEVTWERRDVVQTNWKTGDIVFEQRGVEYPDFWSVNASTIVTTKYFRGAVGTEQREWSLRQLIDRVVLTYVKAGREHGYFGTEADAEVFEHELTWMLLHQVFSFNSPVWFNVGTTAPQQVSACFILSVDDTMDSILNWYREEGLIFKGGSGAGLNLSRIRSSKELLSSGGTASGPVSFMRGADASAGTIKSGGATRRAAKMVVLDVDHPDIEEFIETKVSEEEKIRVLRDAGFDMDLGGRDITSVQYQNANNSVRVSDLFMRSVENEEPFGLTARKTGEVIESVDAKALFRRMCEAAWACADPGIQYDDTINDWHTNPETGRITASNPCSEYMSLDNSSCNLASLNLLKFLKDDDTFDAERFARAVELVITAMDISICFADFPTEPIGDTTRKYRQLGIGYANLGALLMATGLPYDSDGGRAFAAAITSLMTGTAYKRSAELAGVVGPYEGYARNAEAHARVMRKHAAATDSVRTVSSLDGDVLRLAVKAWADGNAIGATNGWRNAQASVLAPTGTIGFMMDCDTTGIEPDFSLVKFKKLVGGGSMQIVNQTIPRALRKLGYAEETIEAIVEYISEHGHVVDAPGLKLEHYPVFDTAMGERSISPMGHVRMMAAVQPFISGAISKTVNMPETATVEEVEEIYFQGWKLGLKALAIYRDNCKVGQPLSDAKAKKADATVEAAEPATVVEYRPTRKRLPKSRPSRTTSFSVAGAEGYMTAGSYPDDGLGEVFLKLGKQGSTLAGVMDAFSIAVSIALQYGVPLEAFVSKFVNMRFEPAGMTDDPDVRMAQSIMDYIFRRLALDYLPYDDRAALSIFTAEERAATVAATYGGDSTAPAVDDESDVDVQALQQSAPVEKPMPSADATPAGAHPAPREAHSSAELLEVLTGTASDAPLCLTCGIKMRPAGSCYVCEGCGSTSGCS, encoded by the coding sequence ATGACCGAGACCGCCAGCGGCCCGCACGGCACGCCCGAGGCCCCCGCACCACAGGCGACCGGCAGCGGTGACCTGTCGGTGCACCGCACCGGGCTGACCATCGAGCGGCTGTACACCACGCCCGGCGTGCACCCGTACGACGAGGTCACCTGGGAGCGCCGCGACGTCGTCCAGACCAACTGGAAGACCGGCGACATCGTCTTCGAGCAGCGCGGTGTGGAGTACCCCGACTTCTGGTCGGTCAACGCGTCGACGATCGTCACGACGAAGTACTTCCGCGGCGCGGTCGGCACCGAGCAGCGTGAGTGGAGCCTGCGCCAGCTCATCGACCGCGTGGTGCTCACCTATGTCAAGGCGGGCCGCGAGCACGGCTACTTCGGCACCGAGGCCGATGCCGAGGTGTTCGAGCACGAGTTGACCTGGATGCTGCTGCACCAGGTGTTCTCCTTCAACTCCCCGGTGTGGTTCAACGTCGGAACCACTGCGCCGCAACAGGTCTCGGCGTGCTTCATTCTGTCGGTCGACGACACGATGGACTCGATCCTGAACTGGTACCGCGAGGAGGGGCTGATCTTCAAGGGCGGCTCCGGCGCCGGCCTGAACCTCTCGCGGATCCGCTCGTCCAAGGAGCTGCTGTCCTCCGGCGGCACCGCGTCCGGCCCGGTGTCGTTCATGCGCGGGGCGGACGCGTCCGCGGGGACGATCAAGTCCGGCGGCGCCACCCGGCGCGCGGCGAAGATGGTCGTCCTCGACGTGGACCACCCCGACATCGAGGAGTTCATCGAGACCAAGGTGTCGGAGGAGGAGAAGATCCGCGTCCTGCGCGACGCCGGGTTCGACATGGACCTCGGCGGCCGGGACATCACCTCGGTGCAGTACCAGAACGCCAACAACTCGGTCCGGGTGTCCGACCTGTTCATGCGGTCGGTGGAGAACGAGGAGCCGTTCGGCCTGACCGCGCGCAAGACCGGCGAGGTCATCGAGTCCGTCGACGCGAAGGCGCTGTTCCGCCGGATGTGCGAGGCGGCGTGGGCCTGCGCCGACCCGGGCATCCAGTACGACGACACCATCAACGACTGGCACACCAACCCCGAGACCGGCCGGATCACCGCGTCCAACCCGTGCTCGGAGTACATGAGCCTGGACAACTCCTCCTGCAACCTGGCGTCGTTGAACCTGCTGAAGTTCCTCAAGGACGACGACACCTTCGACGCGGAGCGGTTCGCCCGGGCGGTCGAGCTTGTCATCACCGCGATGGACATCTCGATCTGCTTCGCGGACTTCCCGACCGAGCCGATCGGTGACACGACCCGCAAGTACCGCCAGCTCGGCATCGGCTACGCCAACCTCGGTGCCCTGCTGATGGCGACCGGCCTGCCCTACGACTCCGACGGCGGCCGCGCGTTCGCGGCGGCGATCACGTCGCTGATGACGGGGACGGCCTACAAGCGCTCCGCGGAGCTGGCCGGCGTGGTCGGTCCGTACGAGGGCTACGCGCGCAACGCCGAGGCGCACGCCCGGGTGATGCGCAAGCACGCCGCGGCCACCGACTCGGTGCGCACGGTGTCCAGCCTGGACGGCGACGTGCTGCGGCTGGCGGTCAAGGCGTGGGCCGACGGCAACGCGATCGGGGCGACCAACGGCTGGCGCAACGCGCAGGCGTCGGTGCTCGCCCCGACCGGGACCATCGGCTTCATGATGGACTGCGACACCACGGGGATCGAGCCGGACTTCTCGCTGGTGAAGTTCAAGAAGCTCGTGGGCGGTGGCTCGATGCAGATCGTCAACCAGACGATCCCGCGGGCGCTTCGGAAGCTCGGCTACGCGGAGGAGACGATCGAGGCGATCGTCGAGTACATCTCCGAGCACGGCCACGTGGTCGACGCCCCCGGTCTGAAGCTCGAGCACTACCCGGTGTTCGACACGGCGATGGGCGAGCGGTCGATCTCCCCGATGGGGCACGTGCGGATGATGGCGGCGGTGCAGCCGTTCATCTCCGGTGCCATCTCCAAGACGGTGAACATGCCGGAGACGGCGACCGTCGAGGAGGTCGAGGAGATCTACTTCCAGGGCTGGAAGCTCGGCCTCAAGGCGCTGGCGATCTACCGCGACAACTGCAAGGTGGGGCAGCCGCTGTCGGACGCGAAGGCGAAGAAGGCCGACGCGACCGTGGAGGCAGCCGAGCCGGCGACCGTGGTGGAGTACCGTCCGACCCGCAAGCGGCTGCCGAAGTCGCGCCCGTCGCGCACCACGTCGTTCTCCGTGGCCGGTGCCGAGGGTTACATGACCGCCGGCTCCTACCCCGACGACGGTCTCGGTGAGGTGTTCCTCAAGCTCGGCAAGCAGGGCTCCACGCTGGCCGGTGTGATGGATGCCTTCTCCATCGCCGTGTCGATCGCGCTGCAGTACGGCGTCCCGCTGGAGGCGTTCGTCTCGAAGTTCGTCAACATGCGCTTCGAGCCGGCCGGAATGACCGACGACCCGGACGTCCGGATGGCGCAGTCGATCATGGACTACATCTTCCGGCGGCTGGCACTGGACTACCTGCCGTACGACGACCGGGCGGCGCTGAGCATCTTCACCGCCGAGGAGCGGGCCGCCACGGTGGCCGCGACGTACGGCGGCGACTCGACGGCCCCGGCGGTCGACGACGAGTCGGATGTCGACGTCCAGGCGCTGCAGCAGTCGGCTCCGGTGGAGAAGCCGATGCCGTCCGCGGATGCGACCCCGGCCGGCGCCCACCCGGCGCCGCGCGAGGCGCACTCGTCGGCGGAACTGCTGGAGGTCCTCACCGGGACCGCGTCCGACGCCCCGCTGTGCCTGACCTGCGGGATCAAGATGCGCCCGGCCGGCTCCTGCTACGTGTGCGAGGGCTGCGGCAGCACCAGCGGCTGCTCGTAA
- a CDS encoding HIT domain-containing protein, whose product MGDPGCPFCDRADPVSQNEYALALADAFPVSPGHTLVVTRRHAHDWWAATPQERLAMLALIDRVKERLDQQDPRPDGYNVGFNAGWAAGQTVDHAHVHVVPRYHGDVEDPRGGVRNVIPGRGNYLRWSDAAPERVLSEPAHGVSAPGHPDAAFLRRVLALVEEGAKVATYKPALLMALVDLSVEASIGADADAEVDIAVVDLADRVMELYWPQVRPRLAEYYRLPDGFHRLRQSTNDRVGGTGPGRQPNEARIPRTVSRLQQAVGGLSPLQVRALRAADWDQARREVATALARQPIPRLQRPGTAVHDEFERFLYYDSGFGESVSMRAAGELHLRLKPGVAQRLADAAPLLRPAIEVVWTRQVAQINRLSVLEENLREQLFGVVRATLAPVRDALTDAGVRDCFWCERRLTTNVQVDHVLPWAHYPLDSLYNLVLTDGACNLDKVDRPVSSRLVQRWFERDVDQLEGISAHLGWPVGRARTVRLAATAYSDVPLGFPLWDGRNRPRTVMTTAEREATLQIVLAS is encoded by the coding sequence ATGGGGGACCCTGGCTGTCCGTTCTGCGACCGAGCGGACCCGGTTTCGCAGAACGAGTATGCGCTGGCGCTGGCCGACGCCTTCCCGGTCAGTCCCGGACACACACTCGTGGTGACACGGCGACATGCTCATGACTGGTGGGCCGCAACACCGCAGGAGCGGCTCGCGATGCTGGCCCTCATCGACCGCGTGAAGGAGAGGCTGGACCAGCAGGATCCCCGGCCGGACGGCTACAACGTGGGCTTCAACGCCGGGTGGGCGGCAGGTCAAACCGTCGATCACGCCCACGTGCACGTGGTGCCCCGCTACCACGGGGATGTGGAGGATCCGCGCGGTGGCGTCCGCAATGTGATTCCCGGGCGGGGCAACTACCTGCGCTGGTCCGACGCCGCTCCGGAGCGTGTGCTGTCCGAGCCGGCCCACGGAGTGTCGGCCCCAGGACATCCGGATGCGGCTTTCCTTCGCCGGGTGCTGGCCCTGGTGGAGGAGGGCGCCAAGGTGGCGACCTACAAGCCGGCGCTGCTGATGGCCCTCGTTGACCTCTCGGTCGAGGCGTCCATCGGAGCGGATGCTGATGCCGAGGTCGACATCGCGGTTGTCGACCTCGCTGATCGGGTCATGGAGCTCTACTGGCCGCAGGTTCGTCCGCGACTGGCTGAGTACTACCGGCTGCCGGACGGGTTCCACCGGCTGCGGCAGTCGACGAACGACCGAGTCGGCGGCACGGGCCCGGGCCGCCAGCCCAACGAGGCGCGCATTCCGCGGACGGTCTCGCGCCTCCAGCAGGCGGTGGGGGGACTGTCACCACTGCAGGTCAGAGCGCTCCGCGCCGCCGACTGGGACCAGGCTCGACGAGAGGTCGCGACCGCGCTGGCGCGGCAGCCGATTCCCCGGCTGCAGCGCCCCGGGACTGCCGTGCATGACGAGTTCGAGCGGTTCCTGTACTACGACTCTGGCTTCGGAGAGTCGGTCAGCATGAGAGCCGCGGGGGAGTTGCACCTGCGGCTGAAGCCTGGCGTAGCACAACGGCTCGCCGACGCCGCACCGCTGCTCCGTCCAGCGATTGAGGTCGTGTGGACCCGGCAGGTGGCGCAGATCAACCGCCTGTCCGTCCTGGAGGAGAACCTGCGCGAGCAGTTGTTCGGGGTCGTGCGTGCGACACTGGCGCCCGTCCGCGACGCACTGACCGATGCCGGCGTTCGTGACTGCTTCTGGTGCGAGCGACGCCTGACCACGAACGTCCAGGTCGACCACGTGCTGCCGTGGGCCCACTACCCGCTGGACAGCCTGTACAACCTCGTGCTCACTGACGGTGCGTGCAACCTGGACAAGGTGGACCGGCCGGTCTCGTCACGGCTGGTCCAGCGATGGTTCGAGCGCGACGTCGACCAGTTGGAGGGCATCTCCGCACACCTCGGCTGGCCTGTCGGCCGAGCGCGGACGGTTCGACTGGCGGCGACCGCATACTCAGACGTCCCGCTGGGGTTCCCGCTCTGGGACGGCCGCAACCGGCCCCGCACGGTGATGACGACGGCAGAACGGGAGGCGACCCTCCAGATCGTCCTCGCTTCCTGA
- a CDS encoding YdeI/OmpD-associated family protein gives MRLTAHVLATGRTTATIILSQEQVDAIRGTPGKARVPLRITYDGKVFRSSVSVYRGEWMMVVNKEMRDGGLAPGQDYSVDVAVDTEERTVEVPADFAAAMRKAGVRKAFDALAYTHRKEHVRAIEDAKKPETRQRRIDAAIAKLGG, from the coding sequence ATGCGTCTCACCGCTCACGTGCTCGCCACCGGCCGGACCACCGCGACGATCATCCTCAGCCAGGAGCAGGTGGACGCGATCCGCGGCACCCCGGGCAAGGCACGCGTGCCGCTCCGCATCACCTACGACGGGAAGGTCTTCCGCTCCAGCGTCTCGGTCTACCGGGGCGAGTGGATGATGGTGGTCAACAAGGAGATGCGCGACGGCGGTCTCGCACCCGGCCAGGACTACAGCGTCGACGTCGCGGTGGACACCGAGGAACGCACCGTCGAGGTGCCCGCCGACTTCGCCGCCGCGATGCGCAAGGCCGGGGTCCGCAAGGCCTTCGACGCGCTCGCCTACACCCATCGCAAGGAGCACGTCCGCGCCATCGAGGACGCCAAGAAGCCGGAGACGCGCCAGCGGCGCATCGACGCCGCCATCGCCAAGCTCGGGGGGTGA
- a CDS encoding DUF222 domain-containing protein: MSRASDAALLADAVAAGPGAVAVGLLERIDPSVLDEGDRVSFMTAWQAVSAWATARSYAAMVPVVGPRELPSAESTGSPEVVCEESVVAEVAAACRLSTSAATDRVVTARFLAGPGAPVAALLGAGVWSFSHLRVVQCETAGLPARLAAAVIAEVAAASMPGADGTPSRLDGETPGRLRQRVRRTALRRDPAAATARIESRRRERSCRIGAEADFRSRLTVDGPHPMIRWAFAQFDAWARHRQTLLKGASPADRDHILGRCTCGSRPTLGGRRSGGRSGASGAGVGDGVTDRRGAGGHRSGEHDPVCPQHVDTSLEALRADAVIEAARLLAAALRDEHGLPETGAEAGADADAVPATSTRGRSWSQAVVVIDAPTLVGLADEPGWVPGYGWVPAPIARQLAANADSWRRFVTDHGRLVATGSTGYRPSDRLRELVTARDTVCTFPGCTIPSTATDLDHVANFDGANTTAANLHPACRRHHRIKTHGTWTAAVDPGGTGRIRWTSPTGHTYLQPPDPLWDTGPPANTPDTPWTLRYVAA, from the coding sequence GTGTCGCGCGCCTCGGACGCGGCGCTGCTGGCCGACGCGGTGGCGGCGGGTCCGGGTGCGGTGGCGGTGGGGCTGCTGGAGCGGATCGACCCCTCGGTGTTGGACGAGGGCGACCGGGTGTCGTTCATGACCGCGTGGCAGGCGGTCTCGGCGTGGGCCACGGCGCGGTCGTACGCGGCGATGGTTCCGGTGGTCGGTCCCCGGGAGCTGCCCAGCGCGGAGTCGACCGGTTCGCCGGAGGTGGTGTGCGAGGAGTCGGTGGTCGCCGAGGTCGCCGCGGCGTGTCGGCTGTCCACGTCCGCGGCGACGGATCGGGTGGTGACCGCGCGGTTCCTGGCCGGGCCTGGTGCCCCGGTCGCTGCGCTGCTGGGCGCCGGGGTGTGGTCGTTCTCGCATCTGCGGGTGGTGCAGTGCGAGACCGCCGGCCTGCCCGCTCGTCTGGCCGCCGCGGTCATCGCCGAGGTCGCCGCGGCGTCGATGCCCGGCGCGGACGGGACGCCGTCACGGCTGGACGGCGAGACCCCGGGCCGGCTGCGGCAGCGGGTCCGGCGCACCGCGCTGCGCCGGGACCCCGCCGCGGCCACGGCGCGGATCGAGTCCCGGCGGCGGGAGCGGTCGTGCCGCATCGGCGCGGAGGCGGACTTCCGGTCCCGGCTGACCGTCGACGGTCCGCATCCGATGATCCGGTGGGCGTTCGCCCAGTTCGACGCCTGGGCCCGGCACCGCCAGACCCTGCTGAAGGGGGCCAGCCCCGCGGACCGCGACCACATCCTGGGCCGGTGCACCTGCGGTTCGCGTCCCACCCTCGGTGGGCGGCGCAGCGGCGGACGGTCCGGGGCCAGCGGTGCCGGCGTGGGCGACGGCGTCACGGACCGGCGCGGCGCCGGCGGGCACCGCAGCGGCGAGCATGACCCGGTGTGCCCGCAGCACGTGGACACCTCGCTCGAGGCGCTGCGCGCCGACGCCGTCATCGAAGCCGCCCGGCTGCTGGCCGCCGCCCTCCGCGACGAGCACGGTCTCCCGGAGACGGGTGCCGAGGCCGGTGCCGACGCGGACGCGGTCCCGGCGACCTCGACGCGGGGCCGGTCCTGGTCGCAGGCCGTCGTCGTCATCGACGCCCCGACCCTGGTCGGGCTGGCCGACGAACCCGGCTGGGTGCCCGGATACGGCTGGGTCCCCGCCCCGATCGCCCGGCAGCTGGCCGCCAACGCCGACAGTTGGCGCCGGTTCGTCACCGACCACGGCCGCCTGGTCGCCACCGGCAGCACCGGCTACCGGCCCAGCGACCGGCTCCGCGAGCTCGTGACCGCCCGGGACACCGTGTGCACCTTCCCCGGCTGCACCATCCCCTCCACCGCCACCGACCTGGACCACGTGGCGAACTTCGACGGCGCGAACACCACCGCCGCGAACCTGCACCCCGCCTGCCGGCGGCATCACCGGATCAAGACCCACGGCACCTGGACGGCAGCCGTGGATCCCGGCGGCACCGGGCGGATCCGCTGGACCAGCCCCACCGGCCACACCTACCTCCAACCCCCCGACCCGCTGTGGGACACCGGACCCCCCGCCAACACACCGGACACCCCCTGGACCCTCCGGTACGTCGCCGCCTGA